A segment of the Fibrobacter succinogenes subsp. succinogenes S85 genome:
AGGCTTTTTTACGTTGCTATCATTGATTAAAAATCACTATTAGGGATATCATCAGTACGAATAACATCTAAATCAACAATCATCATTTTATTGTTGAAATTGGAGCCATGATCATTCAGAACAAGATATTCGGCGGTAGAATAAACAGGATCTATTTTTACGCTGAACGTGATTTGCGAATGACAAATGCAATTTTGATTCAAATCATAGGCAGAACCATATTCTACATTGACCTTGAGCGTACCATCCAAAGCTACTACATTCAGGCTTTCAATTGTGGAACCACAAGTCGCCGTCACATTTTTAATCGTAAAACCAACATTTTCCGTTGACACATAGCGGTAAGCGACCGGCGGGAGCGCCGCATCACTTTTTTCGCGTGTAAACGATTCTACTGAATTGCCATCAAGCATCGGGTCAAACGTACGACGGTCCTCGCATTGCACATTAGCATCCGTAACAATTACGCGGGACGGGTCCTCCTCAGACGAAGACGAAACAACAGAAGACGAAGATTCGGCCACATCCGAGGAAGAAGACTGCATCAAAAGTTCACTTGAAGAACTCCTTTCCAGAAGCGGTTCCGCCACGATTTCATAAACTGTATTCAGATATACCAAATACTTGATGTCGGCATCCAATGGATCAATATTGAACCATACATCATTAATACACCTACATTCTGCAGGATCACCTTCAAAATTGATTTTTAGCGTATCAAGTACACGTTGGTTATTGAATACAATGTTTTCATAACCGCAAGTTCCAGCCATGTCCGGAATAACCACATGATATCCCGCATCGTCGGTAACCAAATAGGCTTTTGGATTTTCCACAGCCGTTTTCTTCAGGGCATCATTATATGAATAGTCGAAACAACCCTTAAACGCGACAGATATATTGCGTGTGGAATCCAACGCGACTCCACCCCCTTGACCAGCGCCACCCCCAGCAGGCGGAACGGCAGCCGTCACCGGATCATCACTACAGGCAACAAACATCAGTGCGGCAAACGCAGTGCAAGCAACAAACGAAAGCTTTTTCATAATTTTCTCCTTTTAGGAAACCACCAAGTTTTCTCATTCACAATATAACCATCCTGTTTTGCAAAGTCAATATTTCACGCAACAAAATATTTAAATTTTTAATATTTTAAACGTTTTTATAAAAAATTCCACAAAATAATTTTCTATATGCAACAAAGCGTTTGATATAGCGAAACACGGCTCCACCCCCTAGCCACCCGCCACTAAATTGCTAAATTTGGGGTACTATGAGCTTAAAATTCGAAACCCCCATTACCGAAGTTCCGCTGTTCCACCAGGGTAAAGTACGTGACATGTACGACCTCGGCGACAGCTTCCTGATGGTCGCTAGCGACCGTCTTTCCGCATTTGACGTGGTTCTCCCGACCCCGATTCCGGGCAAGGGCAAGATCCTGAACCAGCTTTCCCTTTTCTGGTTCAAGCACCTTGGCATGAAGAACCACCTCATCACCGCCGACGTGAATGAATATCCGGCAGTGCTCAAGAAGCACGCCGATTACCTCCGCGGCCGTTCCATGATCGTGAAGAAGGCTAACCGCCATTCCGTGGAATGCATCGTGCGCGGATACATCGTCGGTTCTGGCTGGAAGGACTATCAGAAGACCGGCAAGATCTGCGGTCACGTTCTCCCGGAAGGTCTCCAGCTCTGCCAGAAGCTCGAAAAGCCGCTCTACACGCCGAGCACCAAGCCCGACGTTGGCCACGACGAAAACATCAGCTTCGAACAGACTTTCGATATCGTTGGCGAAAAGGTCGCAACGACTCTCCGCGATATGTCCCTTGACATCTACACGAAGGCTCGCGACTACGCAGCCTCCAAGGGCATCATCCTCGCCGACACCAAGTTCGAATTCGGTGAAATCGATGGCGAAACCATCCTCATCGACGAAGTGCTCACTCCGGATTCCAGCCGCTACTGGCCGGCAGACAAGTACCAGGTTGGCAAGAACCAGGAAAGCTTCGACAAGCAGTACGTCCGTGACTGGCTCGAAACTCTCGACTGGGGCAAGACCTACCCGGGTCCGGAAATTCCGCCTGAAGTCGTGAAGAACACGCTCGCCAAGTACGAAGAAATCTTCGTGCGCCTCACCGGCAAGCAGCCTGAATTGTAAGAGACAAGTCTATTTGCAAAACGCGCAGACCTTCGGGCCTGCGTTTTTTTTAATTATTCTAGGTAGTATTCCCGAAGCGCATCGATGGTCGCGGTGGGCACATGCATCCGCTGCGTGATGAAATTCAATAGCGAACCGTATTCCGCATTGATGCGTTTGAGCGGAATTTCTAAATACTCGCGCTTGACACTTACCAAGAAATGTAGAATGTCGAGCTGTTCGTCCGTCATTCCCGATTCACGACCTTTAGCAGTCATCGCCTCTAGCGGCTTGCGGTACGAGTTTTCGGATTCCGCATAATCATCTAAAATAGCGTTATCATCAGCACCGAGAGCGGCAAGCATCAAGGCTGAGCAAAAACCACAGCGGTCCTTGCCCGAAGTGCAATGCCACAAAACAGGCGCACCCTTTTGCGCACGAACCGTTTCAAAGACTTTCGCATACTGCGAGCTCGCATAATCGCTATCCACAAAGTAATTATAGAGTTTGTCCTTTAACGTATTTGCAATCGGATGGCGGGCAATGCCAAAAAGGAATTCCATAAAGTCCACGCCCGTCGCAGGCACCACCTGGTCCTTGTTGAAAGCATCGCCATGCATGGAATCATCCAAAACAGGAATCAAAGCGGAATCCATCCCATCAAGGAGCTTGTCCGGCTTTTGCATGTATTCAAAGTCGGAACGCAAATCAATCACCAGATGAACGCCAAAATCATCACGCAGACGGTGCAAATCATGTTCCGTCGCTTTGGATAAATTGCTACTGCGAAAGAGCAAATTGTGCTTGACATGGGAACCGCCCGCAGGAATCCCGCCGAGCTGTCGCGCGTTATCAATCGATTCAAACTTTAAAACATTAGCCATAAGCTCCCCTTCTTACCGCTCTAAAATTATTTCTTTACGATTCTCAGAACGCCCTGTTTGTTGAATTCAGGGGCATCCTTGGAGAAGAGCGTCTTCGTTTCTTGACGGAGCGTGTAGCGTTCGCCCTCGCCCCAGTCAATGACACTTCCAGACTTTGCCGGAACGCCATCACCAAACAAGCTATCTGCCGCCATCAAGAGAGCCTCTTCCGGGTCTTCAATCGTATTCGAGATGCACAAGTCCGGCAACGTAAACACAGCCAAACCAAGCGTATAAAGCGAGTCACCCGAATCAAGGATGTTAATCCACGGGTCCATCGGATAATCGCAATCGCCGAACTGTTCTTCAAAAGCCTTCGCAGTCCAGGCCGTGCCAGACTGTTGCATATAAACGCCCGCGGCCTTTGCGTTGAGGACCTTCAAAATGGCGGAATTCACCATTTCAACATCGTCCATCGTCTTGACATTTCCAAGCAAGAACAAGAGAGACTTGTGATCGACAATCGCCTTTTCTTCTTCTGCGGAAAGTTCATCACGTTCCTTAAAAATTTCCAAGAGGTCGGCTGATGCGCCCTGACGCACAACATTGAACTGCACGCTGCAACCAGGAATCATCAACGTCTTAGTATCAGCATTTACCTGAACCGTTTCGGTAATGGCAAACGGTTCATTGACCGCAACGGGAATCGGGAAAGCTAAAACGAACTGGTTCATATCAACCTCTCTTTAAATTTTCGAACAACATCTTCAACCGCATCGTGAAGCAAATTTTGCTTTTCGACCTTCGGCATTTTCACGGACTTTTCGAAAGCGCTTGTGAGCGTTTCGGCAGAGAGTTCATCCGCCGGAATTTCAACGGCATAGCCCGCCTTCGACAAATCGTGAGCGAGGACAATCTGTTCAAACTGTCCTGGCGTCGGTACAAAGATACATTTTGCGCCAAGTTCCGCCATGTCCATCACCGTGCTGTAACCGCCTCGGCTCACCACAAAATCGGCTCGTTTCACAGCTTCTGCAAAATCGTTCGTCGCCAAATGCGTATGGAACTCGATATTTCCTTCAGTCCACGTTTTTTGCTCCGCCGAAGGCTTCCCGAGAATCATCATGTGGCGCCCAGGAATCTGCGCCAATGCATCACGCAGCTGCTGTTCGAACTGCGTACGTGCAGGCTCCACCCCCGATACAACCGCCACGACCTTGTAGTTTGCGCGCATTTCAAAAGAGTGGTTTCCAGAAGTACGCTTTTCAGGAGCAGCGTCCCATTCTACATTCGCCGAGTGCGCCATAAACTCCGACATGCTCATCAAGTCCACCTCTCGTTCGAGGTCGACCGGCGCCGGCGCATTCCCAAGCGCGTTTCCATCATTCCCCATCTCCGAGAATCTCGAAAGCGTCCCGACGAAACGCATCGGCTTATCGCCTGGCGTCGCGCCCGAATGCGAAAGCGAGCCCGCATAGCCTGGATAAATTTCCAAATCCGGCACCCAGACTTCATCGAACTTGCGCATGATGTTCGCATGCCACATCACGCCAATGCGTTCAAACGCAGCAAAAGCCCGCGGGAACGCAATCCTGCGTTGGTGCGTCATGTAAATGCTAAGCGCCTTCTTGGAATAAAATGCGAATCGGTTGTCCGAAAACAGCACATCGTAGCCGTGGCGTTTTACCATCTCTTCGGCAAAGTGGTGTTCGTAACGCATCACGGCATTCAGGTGCATGCTGTTCTTGAGCAGCCAAAGCGCCATGTTGTAGCCGTGCTTCGGGTAGACAATGTTGTAGCTCGGCGCCAAGCGCTGTCGCAAATCCGGGAATACTTCACGGAAAAAATTGGCGTTCGCCTTGACTACCGCCAGTTCCACCTCGGCACCCGCCCGCAAGAATTCGCGGACAACAGGCACGCAACGAGTCGCATGCCCAAGTCCCCAATCAAGCGGCGCTACAAGGACTTTCACTTTTCAGCCTCAAGCCAGGCATGAGCCCAGTCGCCGTGGTCGCAGTCCTTGTCGTTGCCCATCAACACGCGCAAATTAATCGACTTTGCGCCCTTGATATTGAGTCTCAGGCGTTCCTTGTCTGTCGTATAAAGTTTCTTGGAATGGTAAATTTCACGACCATCCGCTTCAACGGCAAAGTAGGCTCCATCGCCACAGGCACTTTCGTCATCAAGGCCAATGACCACGTTCAGCCAATCGTAACCGCGAGAAAGCGGGAATTCAATCGCCGAATTGGCATGACTACCGATACCATAGCGGAACGGTTCACCGTCAATCGTAATCTTGTGATGATCCACAGTCTCGTTCATCTGCGGTTCGCCCCATTCCTGGAAGAACTTGCCCATCTTGAGCTTCGAGAGGAGCGCCACATTTTCACCCTCGACAAAGAAGTCGCGGTACGTCACAAGCGTATCTTCGTCCGGCATGTAGCAGCTCAGCACAACGCGGTTCAAGCCCGCACGAATCTTGGCAGAATCGAGTTGCAGCGTGTCAGCGCTTTGCGACACGAGCATTTCGCCCTGGTCCTTGTCGTTCACCTTGTAATCGCAGGCAATCGATTCCGGGAAGCGCTTGTTCACGACAATCATGCCGTTCGTTTCTTCGCTCACCATGAAGTTCTGCGCATAATGCGACACACCCTTCTTCGAGATAATCTTGTAAATAGCAAGGCCATAACCGAAAAGACGGGCTTCCATCAGCACGCGTTCGTTCTTGTAATCGCTCAGGATATCATCAATCTGGTCGGTCGTCTTGAAGCCCACCACACGGCTATTGCGATTCACCTTGCCGTAGCCATCCTGGCCGCGCACAAGATAAATATTGCCTCCAGACTTTTGCATCCATTCAGCAAACTTTTCGGTGCTCCAGCTCTTAAAGGAACTTTCGCTAAACGAAGTATGGCCCGATGCCAGCATCTGCCACGGTCTTGCGTAAATGAACACGGAATTCTTCGGATACTTCGCCAGTTCCGTATTCAAGAAGTCTTCTTCGGCCAAGAGCTTGTTCTTGTAATAGAGCATGTTCGCCTTGTAGCTCGGGGCATGGTAAAGCATGAGCCCGATAGACAAAAGGCAAGCAAACCCCGCCACAATCTTTGCAGCAGCATCGCTCTTCATCTTCGTCGTAAACACGAGTGCATCGTAAAGGCCGAGCGCCATCAAGAGCGCAAACAGCGGGAGCGCCACAAGCACATAGCGCTGGTTGATATCAATCGTAAACGTTCCAGACACGTTCAGGAGAATCACAAAAATCTGCACGCAGAACGTGATGCCCAAGATAAATCCGCGCACGTAACGGCGAGAGTAAATCATGCGGAACAGGAGCCAAACCGTTGCCAAAAGCAAAATCACGGTAAACGTCGTGTAGAACGGATTTTCCATGATACCGCCAAAAGCAGAATCCGGCTTGAGATTCATCATGACTTCGATGTTCGTCTTGAGGTTGAACCACAAGTTTTCAAAAGAGTGCGCCGCATGCGTACCACCCTGGAAGTCGTACCCACGATAAGCAGCCATCGTGTTGATCGAAGGCCAGCTCACTGCAATCACCGACGCCACAAAGGCTGGCAAACGGTACGGCTTTTCAAGGAAGTAACGGTAATAGTAAAGCGCAAACGGGATAAACGCAAATACAGTTTCCTGGCGGGTCTGCGCAAAGAATCCAAGCAGCGGAACCGTCAAGAGGAAATGCTTCCACGTGACCTTGTTCGTCGGCACAAACGCGTACCACGCCATAAGCACTGCAAGCAAGAGGATGTAGAGGACTTCGGTCGATGCGGAGCGCGACTGCAACAGGTAAATCGGCATGCCGCCCAAGAACGCCGTCGCCGCAAGCGCAAGCTTATCGCTCTTGAACCACTTGCTAAGCGCAAGGAAGAACGCAATCAAGCTCAAGATGTAGAACGGATAGTTCACCATCAGCGCAGAATCGCGATTCGGTTCCATGAAGTTGAACACAAGCGAATAGACAAAGCCTAGCGCCTTGCCCTTGAAGTTGTTCACTTCGGTCTTGCAATCGAGAACGCCATCTGTCCAGACGCCTTCGTTACAGACACCGCCCGTGTGCTGGAAATACATCTGGAGGCCCATCGATTCCCAGCTCGTCTCGTCACTCAAGACACGGTGCGTATTGCCGATGTTCCCGAAAATGAACACCGAGAACACGATGAGCAAAAGGGCTAGCCCACAAAAGCTCTTGCCACTCGGCAAGAACCCGCGCACATGTTTAGCCACAAACGGAGCATTGACAACAACACCCGCCACGAGCAACAGGAACGTGGCAAGAATCGAGTAATACCCCCACTGGATATCCCAATGGCGCGCATACGGCACGGATAAATTGTTAAAGATAAGGAAAGCAGCCACGAGCACGAACATCGTAACCGCCAACATGATATTCTGAGGTTTATCCCAATGAAGGGAATTCTTCCATTCCATAAAGGACTGACGCAAAGACTTAGACTTTACACCGTCCCTTCCTAACGTTTCTTTTTTCATAGTGCGTTAAATATAACTTTTATACGCAAAGACCGAACACGACAAGGAGAATTTTAGACCAAAACACCCTACGAGAAGCCTATATGCAACAGATGCAACAAAATCTTTTCGGCACATGGGATTTATCGCCTTTTTGGAGCATTTTCGGACTTATTTTGTATATATTTATAGGAGTGTGAGCCCCATAGGGCGTGAGGAGTTAAAAATGTTTTACAAACATTGGAAAAAGATTTCACTTGCACTTACCGGATTTTTCTGGGCCAGTTGCGATAGCGGCACAACCACGGAACCTCCTCTTTATGGAGCCCCTCCACAATATTCCAGAAGTTCAGAAATACAAAACTCAAGCTCCAGCAGCGAAGATAAAATATCAAGCAGTTCCGAACCATTGCCTATGCCCGCCTACGGCGTGCCGCAAATGGATTGCGAAGTCACCTCCGAAAGCGATTTAACGGTCACTTGCGAAAACGGATATACCTGCACAGCCAAAACAGATACAGTCCATGTTTCCGCCCCTGCATGTGAAACATTTAACGGCACAACAATATGCCCCGCTTACGGTGTAGACGCAGATGTCTTTATAAAAAAATACGAATGCAACGACGGCTTCACCTACGACGATACAGAATTCAAAAAAATCTACAAGACGCTTTCCTGCACATTTAAAGGCAGCGAAATTGAAAACACAGTTCCTCCAAAAGCATATCACGACTATGAATGCAATGATGGGGCTTTCTGTTATTCCGAACAAGGAACTGAAAAAACAACCTTCAATTGCATCGACACACAAGGCAACGAAATAACTTACACCGAAGACGAATTTAAAGCAATGTACAATGTAAAGGAACCAGAATGAACATTCGTAAGCATTGGAAAAATCTTTTACTCACGACCACCGCCTTTTTCTGGGCGGGGTGTAATGGCGATAGCGTCACGGAATCAGGTTGCCCATGCTACAACGGTTCTGGGATAAGTTCCGAAGCATCAAGTTCCAGCGAAAGCGTTGAGAGCTCTAGTTCTAGCGAAGCCGTTGCATCATCAAGTTCCGAGTCGGCAAGCTCCAGTAGCGCAAACGGATCCAGTTCCAGCGAAGTGACATGCGCGCCAGGTGATTCGCTCGTATCGTATTACCCGCCGAGCTATTCAGCCGATATTGCCAAGATGAACGCTGAAGAAAAAGCAAAGCACGCAAGCGTTAGCAAAATCGACAGCATTTCAAATACATTGCAAACGGTTCCGCAATGTCTCGCCGATTTGCGCCAGGAACTCAACATGTTTGTTGCGCTATACGGCGCCCCGATGAAGTTCAACAAAAACGAAGTTTGCAGCGATGGCACCACCCGCCCCACACAGGAATACCTTGATTACCTGAAAATGAAAGAGGAATGGGAAAGGAACAAACCCGCACTTGACGCAGAATGCCAAAAGATTTACGAAGACAAGTTGAAAGAAATCGAGCAGACCATCAAAGAATGCATTGCAACATCAAACCCCAACACGGATTTGACCGTTTGCGATTTTGACGCCATGTGCCCCGAATACGGTGTAGATTCAAAATGCACTTACAAATACACCTGCAATGACGGAGTCACCTGCCGCAGAACCGAAGGCGAAACCAATATGGTTTGCACCGACAAGCAAGGCGAAAAAACAACCTACACAAAAAAAGATTTCGACAAGAAATATTACACCAAAGAAAATTATTAGTTTTACCACCTAATCATGTTATACAAACACTGGAAAAAATTTTTTCTTTCGGTACTCGCACTTTTCTGGAGCGGGTGTGAAAACGAGGACGACGCAGTCGCTAGTTATGGATGTTTCCCGACCCAATGCTACAACACTACGGCCACAAACGATTTAGGAGAAGTCTTTGATATCATCGAATGCGATGATGGATACAAATACCTAAGACAATCGGGGATTTATTACGAACATCCAGAATTGCAAGAAAAATTACCTGAGGGCGTTGAAGCAATAACTCCTCCAGCAGGTTCTTGTGGAGCAAGTAACTGCACAAACAAAGGTCCTGATTACTGCTACAAGGAATCTAAAAAAACATTAGAAGGTACGACGCAAGAATACGAAGTTTGCGTCCCCTCCATCGACTGCCCTGAGAAACACTAACCTTTTCTACCACCTATTATTATGCAACTTTCGCTTAAAAAGAAACTCGCTCTCGAAGCTTATCGTCTTTACCGCCACAACGAAATCAAGGCACACCCGCTCACATACTTTTTCTGGGAATGCACACTCCGCTGCAACTTGCACTGTTTGCACTGCGGTAGCGACTGCGTCAAGGACGCCATCCCCGATATGCCCCGCGAAGACTTTATGGCCGTGCTCGACAAGCTCACCCCGCACATTGACCCGAAGCACTTTATCGTGGTGATTACCGGCGGCGAACCGCTCATGCGCCCGGACCTCGAAGAATGTGGCCAAGAAATCAAGAAGCGCGGCTACCCCTGGGGCATGGTCACGAACGGTCTTGCAATGACTCCCGAGCGCTACACGCGCCTTTTGAACGCAGGGCTCCGCTCGCTCACCATCAGCCTCGATGGTCTCGAAGCAAGCCACAACCATTTCCGTGGCGACCCGCATAGTTTTGAACGAGCCCTCCGCGCCATCGACATGGCGGCCCACACGCAAGGACTCACCTTCGACGTGATGACCTGTGTGAACCGCGAAAACCTCAAGGAACTCCCGAAAATCTTGGACATGCTTTTGAAAATCGGTGTGAAGCGCTGGCGCGTTGCGACCGTATTCCCCAAAGGCCGCGCCAAGGACAATCCGCTGTTCCAACTTACGAACCAGGAATTCCGCCAAGTGTTCGACTTTATCCGCGAAGTAAAATCGATGAACGTCATCAACGTGAATTACGGCTGCGAAGGATTCCTCGGCAGCTACGAGAAAGACGCACGCAATTACCCGTTCTTCTGCCGCGCAGGCGTAAACGTCTCTTCCGTGCTCTGCGACGGAAGTATCTCGGCTTGCCCGAGCTTGCGCGGCGACTACATCCAAGGAAACATCTACAAGGACGACATTTGGGACGTGTGGCAGAACCGCTACCAAGTGATGCGCGACCGCAGTTGGGCAAAAATCGGCGACTGCAAGACCTGCAAGTACTGGCGCTACTGCGAAGGCTCCAGCCTGCACCTCAGAGACGAGAAAACAAAAGAGCTCGCCTACTGCCATGTGCAGCGATTAGAGGCTGCTGGGGCATAATATTACAATGTCTCCCCGTCCCCATAACCAATAAAAACAAAAGACGCCCGATCCAAAGAACCGAGCGTCTTTCAATTTCAAACGTATTCCGAATTACTTGGCTTCGAAATAGTAAGTCTGGAGAGTCTTTCCGTCCTGGGAGAGCTGGATAATCTGCTTGCCCTTCGGGAGGTTGCCAGAAATCTTGTAGAGGTTTTCAGCAACGTATTCGACCTTGAGATCGGTTGCCTTGTCCTTGACCGGGAACACGCCCTTCGTTTCGCCTGCGCCAAAGCCCTTGCAGTCCTTGTGAGAAGCGATCGGAGCGACGAC
Coding sequences within it:
- a CDS encoding phosphoribosylaminoimidazolesuccinocarboxamide synthase; translation: MSLKFETPITEVPLFHQGKVRDMYDLGDSFLMVASDRLSAFDVVLPTPIPGKGKILNQLSLFWFKHLGMKNHLITADVNEYPAVLKKHADYLRGRSMIVKKANRHSVECIVRGYIVGSGWKDYQKTGKICGHVLPEGLQLCQKLEKPLYTPSTKPDVGHDENISFEQTFDIVGEKVATTLRDMSLDIYTKARDYAASKGIILADTKFEFGEIDGETILIDEVLTPDSSRYWPADKYQVGKNQESFDKQYVRDWLETLDWGKTYPGPEIPPEVVKNTLAKYEEIFVRLTGKQPEL
- a CDS encoding tyrosine-protein phosphatase, which gives rise to MANVLKFESIDNARQLGGIPAGGSHVKHNLLFRSSNLSKATEHDLHRLRDDFGVHLVIDLRSDFEYMQKPDKLLDGMDSALIPVLDDSMHGDAFNKDQVVPATGVDFMEFLFGIARHPIANTLKDKLYNYFVDSDYASSQYAKVFETVRAQKGAPVLWHCTSGKDRCGFCSALMLAALGADDNAILDDYAESENSYRKPLEAMTAKGRESGMTDEQLDILHFLVSVKREYLEIPLKRINAEYGSLLNFITQRMHVPTATIDALREYYLE
- a CDS encoding glycosyltransferase encodes the protein MKVLVAPLDWGLGHATRCVPVVREFLRAGAEVELAVVKANANFFREVFPDLRQRLAPSYNIVYPKHGYNMALWLLKNSMHLNAVMRYEHHFAEEMVKRHGYDVLFSDNRFAFYSKKALSIYMTHQRRIAFPRAFAAFERIGVMWHANIMRKFDEVWVPDLEIYPGYAGSLSHSGATPGDKPMRFVGTLSRFSEMGNDGNALGNAPAPVDLEREVDLMSMSEFMAHSANVEWDAAPEKRTSGNHSFEMRANYKVVAVVSGVEPARTQFEQQLRDALAQIPGRHMMILGKPSAEQKTWTEGNIEFHTHLATNDFAEAVKRADFVVSRGGYSTVMDMAELGAKCIFVPTPGQFEQIVLAHDLSKAGYAVEIPADELSAETLTSAFEKSVKMPKVEKQNLLHDAVEDVVRKFKERLI
- a CDS encoding NPCBM/NEW2 domain-containing protein, which produces MKKETLGRDGVKSKSLRQSFMEWKNSLHWDKPQNIMLAVTMFVLVAAFLIFNNLSVPYARHWDIQWGYYSILATFLLLVAGVVVNAPFVAKHVRGFLPSGKSFCGLALLLIVFSVFIFGNIGNTHRVLSDETSWESMGLQMYFQHTGGVCNEGVWTDGVLDCKTEVNNFKGKALGFVYSLVFNFMEPNRDSALMVNYPFYILSLIAFFLALSKWFKSDKLALAATAFLGGMPIYLLQSRSASTEVLYILLLAVLMAWYAFVPTNKVTWKHFLLTVPLLGFFAQTRQETVFAFIPFALYYYRYFLEKPYRLPAFVASVIAVSWPSINTMAAYRGYDFQGGTHAAHSFENLWFNLKTNIEVMMNLKPDSAFGGIMENPFYTTFTVILLLATVWLLFRMIYSRRYVRGFILGITFCVQIFVILLNVSGTFTIDINQRYVLVALPLFALLMALGLYDALVFTTKMKSDAAAKIVAGFACLLSIGLMLYHAPSYKANMLYYKNKLLAEEDFLNTELAKYPKNSVFIYARPWQMLASGHTSFSESSFKSWSTEKFAEWMQKSGGNIYLVRGQDGYGKVNRNSRVVGFKTTDQIDDILSDYKNERVLMEARLFGYGLAIYKIISKKGVSHYAQNFMVSEETNGMIVVNKRFPESIACDYKVNDKDQGEMLVSQSADTLQLDSAKIRAGLNRVVLSCYMPDEDTLVTYRDFFVEGENVALLSKLKMGKFFQEWGEPQMNETVDHHKITIDGEPFRYGIGSHANSAIEFPLSRGYDWLNVVIGLDDESACGDGAYFAVEADGREIYHSKKLYTTDKERLRLNIKGAKSINLRVLMGNDKDCDHGDWAHAWLEAEK
- a CDS encoding TIGR04133 family radical SAM/SPASM protein → MQLSLKKKLALEAYRLYRHNEIKAHPLTYFFWECTLRCNLHCLHCGSDCVKDAIPDMPREDFMAVLDKLTPHIDPKHFIVVITGGEPLMRPDLEECGQEIKKRGYPWGMVTNGLAMTPERYTRLLNAGLRSLTISLDGLEASHNHFRGDPHSFERALRAIDMAAHTQGLTFDVMTCVNRENLKELPKILDMLLKIGVKRWRVATVFPKGRAKDNPLFQLTNQEFRQVFDFIREVKSMNVINVNYGCEGFLGSYEKDARNYPFFCRAGVNVSSVLCDGSISACPSLRGDYIQGNIYKDDIWDVWQNRYQVMRDRSWAKIGDCKTCKYWRYCEGSSLHLRDEKTKELAYCHVQRLEAAGA